TTTCAAGTCTGGGCTGAAGTTTGGGGCATATTGTCTGATGTGGCTAAAAGTAAAAGCCGGGAGGATCGTCGCGATCACTCCCGGCTGACTTTTATTCAATAGTTGTTATATTTGCGGTGCGCGCTTATAAAGTTCTTCAGCCATATCAGCAATGCGTTTTTCATCCACCAACTTATCCCGCCACTCCTGCGGTATACCGGCATAACCATACAGAGCGCCCGCTATCTGCCCGGCGGTTGCCGCTACGCTGTCGGCATCATCGGCAAGATTGGCCGCCAG
This is a stretch of genomic DNA from Winslowiella toletana. It encodes these proteins:
- a CDS encoding ADP-ribosylglycohydrolase family protein translates to MIDYQPWLTGDAPVPEWLAPTQPVADIDTLEAAMWSVWHTDNFRDAILLAANLADDADSVAATAGQIAGALYGYAGIPQEWRDKLVDEKRIADMAEELYKRAPQI